The following coding sequences lie in one Eschrichtius robustus isolate mEscRob2 chromosome 10, mEscRob2.pri, whole genome shotgun sequence genomic window:
- the CRB2 gene encoding protein crumbs homolog 2 produces MALARPGTRDPRPPAPLLLLLLLLLGGSALALPAGTAPSDPLGACASDPCAPGTECQATENGGYTCGPLEPRGCASQPCHHGALCVPQGPDPSGFRCYCVPGFQGPRCELDIDECASRPCHHGATCHNLADRYECHCPLGYAGVTCEAEVDECASAPCLHGGSCLDGLGSYRCVCAPGFGGASCQLDLDECQSQPCVHGGVCHDLVNGFRCDCADTGYEGARCEQEVLECASAPCAHNASCLEGLGSFRCLCWPGYSGERCEVDEDECAVGPCQHGGQCLQRSDPTLYGGIQAAFPGAFSFRHAAGFLCRCPPGFEGDDCGVDVDECASRPCLSGGLCQDLPNGFQCHCSDGYTGLTCQEDVDECLSEPCLHGGTCEDTVAGYICWCPEAWGGRDCSVQLTGCQGHTCPLAATCIPTFQSGVHSYACRCPPGTHGPFCGQNTTFSVVAGNPVQASVPAGGSLSLALRFRTTIPAGALATRSDTQGSLELALVEATLQATLWSHGNNVCILRLLDLPLNDGHWHRVEVMLRLGVLEMRLWHEGCPAHLCVASSPVAPPPTASPAPKPAGFCSTQLGGVAFTGCLQDVHVDGHLLLPEDLGENVLLGCGRQEQCQPPPCAHAGVCVDLWTHFRCDCRRPYSGPTCADEAPAATFGLGGTLSSASFLLDQLPGPNLTMSFLLRTRERAGLLLQLANDSVAGLTVFLREGQIQAEVLGSPALVLPGRWDDGLRHLVTLSFGPDQLQGLGQQVHVGGRLLPADAQPWGGPFRGCIQDLRLNSLHLPFFPPLLENSSLPSMPGSRQSWNLTMGCVSEDTCSPQPCLNGGTCLVSWNDFHCACPANFTGPTCAQQLWCPGQPCLPPATCEEVPDGFVCVAEATFREGPPAEFSGHNASSERALSGLSLAFRTRDPEAGLLRAADTPDTVWLAVRNGSLAAGVRSGPGLPGAVLPAPGPRVADGAWHRVRLTMERPAASASRWLLWLDGAATPVALRGLAGDLDFLRGPGGARVLLAENFTGCLGRVALGGLPLPLAGPRPDAAPGSREPFSAWPGAPVPRLGCRGAPVCVPSPCLHGGVCRDLFDAFACACGLGWEGQRCEARADPCRSAPCARGRCHARPDGRFECRCPPGFAGPRCRLPVLPEECSLNVTCLSGGPCEGGPQGANCSCQESFAGQRCQIPCEANPCLNGGTCRTAGGVYECTCSASFSGQFCEVVKGLSLPLPFPLLEVAVPAACACLLLLLLGLLSGILAARKRRQSEGTYSPSQQEVAGARLEMDSVLKVPPEERLI; encoded by the exons ATGGCGCTGGCCCGGCCTGGGACCCGGgaccccaggcccccagcccctctcctgctgctgctgctgctgctgcttgggGGGTCTGCCCTCGCCCTCCCGGCCG GAACAGCGCCTTCGGACCCCCTGGGTGCCTGTGCCTCAGACCCATGTGCTCCAGGCACCGAGTGCCAGGCTACAGAGAATGGTGGCTATACCTGTGGGCCCCTGGAGCCCCGGGGCTGTGCCAGTCAGCCATGCCACCACGGCGCTCTGTGTGTACCCCAGGGTCCAGACCCCAGTGGCTTCCGCTGCTACTGTGTGCCTGGATTCCAGGGCCCACGCTGTGAGCTGGACATCGATGAGTGTGCGTCCCGGCCCTGCCACCACGGGGCCACCTGCCACAACCTGGCCGATCGCTACGAGTGCCACTGCCCCCTCGGCTATGCAG GCGTGACCTGCGAGGCGGAAGTGGACGAGTGTGCCTCGGCGCCCTGCCTGCACGGGGGCTCGTGCCTGGATGGCTTGGGCTCCTACCGCTGCGTGTGCGCGCCGGGCTTCGGGGGCGCCAGCTGCCAGCTGGACCTGGACGAGTGCCAGAGCCAGCCGTGCGTGCACGGGGGCGTATGCCACGACCTGGTCAACGG GTTCCGGTGCGACTGCGCGGACACGGGCTACGAGGGCGCGCGCTGCGAGCAGGAGGTGCTGGAGTGCGCGTCGGCGCCCTGCGCGCACAACGCGTCCTGCCTCGAGGGCCTCGGGAGCTTCCGCTGCCTCTGCTGGCCag GCTACAGCGGCGAGCGATGCGAGGTGGATGAGGATGAATGTGCAGTGGGCCCCTGTCAGCACGGGGGCCAGTGCCTGCAGCGCTCCGACCCAACCCTCTATGGGGGCATCCAGGCCGCCTTCCCAGGTGCCTTCAGCTTCCGCCATGCCGCTGGCTTCCTGTGCCGCTGCCCTCCGGGCTTTGAGG GGGACGACTGCGGTGTGGACGTGGACGAGTGTGCCTCACGGCCATGCCTCAGTGGAGGCCTCTGCCAGGACCTGCCCAATGGCTTCCAGTGCCACTGTTCAGATGGCTACACAG GCCTGACATGTCAGGAAGATGTGGACGAATGCCTGTCGGAGCCCTGCCTCCATGGCGGGACCTGCGAAGACACCGTGGCGGGCTACATCTGTTGGTGCCCAGAGGCCTGGGGTGGACGTGACTGTTCCGTGCAGCTCACTGGCTGCCAGGGCCACACTTGTCCGCTGGCTGCCACCTGCATCCCCACCTTCCAGTCAGGGGTCCACAGTTATGCTTGCCGCTGCCCACCTGGTACCCATGGACCTTTTTGTGGCCAGAATACCACCTTCTCCGTTGTGGCTGGGAACCCTGTGCAGGCTTCGGTGCCAGCTGGTGGCTCCCTGAGTCTGGCACTGAGGTTTCGTACTACGATACCTGCTGGTGCCTTGGCCACTCGCTCTGATACTCAGGGCAGCTTGGAGCTGGCGCTGGTGGAGGCCACGCTTCAGGCCACACTCTGGAGCCACGGCAACAATGTGTGCATCCTGAGGCTGCTGGATCTGCCCCTAAATGACGGCCACTGGCACCGAGTGGAGGTGATGCTCCGCCTTGGGGTCCTGGAGATGCGGCTCTGGCACGAGGgctgccctgcccacctctgtGTGGCCTCCAGTCCTGTGGCCCCGCCTCCTACGGCTTCCCCGGCCCCGAAGCCTGCTGGGTTCTGCTCCACGCAGCTGGGTGGCGTGGCCTTTACAGGCTGCCTCCAGGACGTGCACGTGGACGGGCACCTCCTGCTGCCCGAGGATCTCGGCGAGAATGTCCTCCTGGGCTGCGGGCGCCAGGAGCAGTGTCAGCCTCCGCCTTGTGCCCACGCAGGGGTCTGCGTGGACCTGTGGACTCACTTCCGTTGTGACTGCCGCCGGCCCTATAGCGGTCCCACATGTGCTGATG AGGctcctgctgccacctttggCTTGGGGGGcaccctgagctctgcctccttccTGCTCGACCAGCTGCCAGGCCCCAACCTCACCATGTCCTTCCTCCTTCGCACCCGGGAACGTGCTGGCCTTCTGCTCCAACTTGCCAACGATTCAGTAGCTGGCCTGACAGTGTTCCTGCGCGAGGGCCAGATCCAGGCTGAGGTGCTGGGCAGTCCTGCCCTGGTGCTTCCTGGGCGCTGGGATGATGGGCTCCGCCACCTGGTGACGCTCAGCTTTGGGCCTGATCAGCTGCAGGGCTTGGGGCAGCAGGTGCACGTGGGCGGGAGGCTCCTCCCTGCTGACGCCCAGCCCTGGGGTGGGCCCTTCCGAGGCTGCATTCAGGACCTGCGACTCAACAGCCTCCACCTCCCCTTCTTTCCACCGCTGCTGGAGAACTCCAGCCTGCCCAGTATGCCGGGCAGCAGGCAGTCCTGGAACCTCACCATGGGCTGTGTCTCCGAGGACACGTGCAGT CCTCAGCCCTGTCTCAATGGTGGGACTTGCCTTGTCTCCTGGAATGACTTCCATTGCGCCTGCCCTGCTAACTTCACTGGGCCCACGTGTGCCCAGCAGCTGTGGTGTCCTGGCCAGCCCTGTCTCCCGCCTGCCACCTGTGAGGAGGTCCCTGATGGCTTTGTCT GTGTGGCTGAGGCCACGTTCCGCGAGGGACCCCCGGCGGAATTCAGCGGGCACAACGCGTCATCCGAGCGCGCGCTCAGCGGCCTCTCTCTGGCCTTCCGCACGCGCGACCCCGAGGCCGGGCTGCTGCGCGCCGCGGACACCCCCGACACCGTCTGGCTGGCCGTGCGCAACGGCTCGCTGGCGGCCGGCGTGCGCAGTGGCCCCGGCCTGCCCGGCGCGGTGCTGCCGGCGCCCGGGCCGCGCGTGGCCGACGGCGCCTGGCACCGCGTGCGCCTGACCATGGAGCGCCCCGCGGCCTCCGCGTCGCGCTGGCTGCTGTGGCTGGACGGCGCGGCGACGCCCGTGGCGCTGCGGGGCCTGGCCGGCGACCTGGACTTCCTGCGCGGCCCGGGCGGCGCGCGCGTCCTGCTGGCCGAGAACTTCACGGGCTGCCTGGGCCGCGTGGCGCTCGGCGGCCTCCCGCTGCCCCTGGCAGGCCCGCGGCCCGACGCGGCCCCCGGCTCCCGGGAGCCCTTCTCGGCCTGGCCGGGCGCGCCGGTTCCGCGACTCGGCTGCCGCGGTGCGCCCGTGTGTGTCCCTTCGCCCTGCCTGCACGGCGGCGTCTGCCGCGACCTCTTCGACGCCTTCGCCTGCGCCTGCGGCCTGGGCTGGGAGGGTCAGCGCTGCGAGGCCCGCGCCGACCCGTGTCGCTCAGCGCCCTGTGCCCGCGGCCGCTGCCACGCGCGCCCAGACGGCCGCTTCGAGTGCCGCTGCCCGCCTGGCTTCGCGGGCCCGCGCTGCCG GTTGCCTGTCCTGCCAGAGGAGTGCAGCCTGAATGTCACCTGCCTCAGTGGTGGCCCGTGTGAGGGTGGGCCCCAGGGTGCCAACTGCAGCTGCCAGGAGAGCTTTGCTGGCCAGAG GTGTCAGATCCCCTGTGAAGCCAACCCTTGCTTGAATGGCGGCACCTGCCGGACAGCTGGTGGGGTATATGAATGTACCTGCAGTGCAAGCTTCTCAGGCCAGTTCTGCGAAGTGGTG AAGGGCCTATCGCTGCCGCTGCCTTTCCCGCTGCTGGAGGTGGCAGTGCCTGCGGCCTGcgcctgcctcctcctcctcctcttgggCCTCCTCTCAGGGATCCTGGCGGCCAGAAAGCGCCGCCAGTCAGAGGGCACCTACAGCCCGAGCCAGCAGGAGGTGGCCGGAGCCCGGCTGGAGATGGACAGTGTCCTCAAGGTGCCACCTGAGGAGAGACTCATCTAG